In Pedobacter sp. W3I1, one DNA window encodes the following:
- the ccoN gene encoding cytochrome-c oxidase, cbb3-type subunit I: protein MQLEKFTYDNKIVRNFGIATLVWGIIGMTVGLLAAMQLFKPAMNLGSQYTTFGRIRPLHTNAVIFAFVGNAIFMGVYYSLQRLLKARMFSDVLSKIHFWGWQLIILSAVITLPLGFTTSHEYAELEWPIDIAITIIWVVFGVNMFGTIFKRRERHLYVAIWFYIATFVTIAVLHIVNSFELPISFMKSYYVYAGVQDALVQWWYGHNAVAFFLTTPYLGMMYYFLPKMAGRPVYSYKLSILHFWSLIFIYIWAGPHHLLYTSLPGWAQSLGVAFSIMLIAPSWGGMINGLLTLRGAWDKVREDVTLKFMVVALTAYGMATFEGPLLSLKQINGVAHFTDWIVAHVHVGALGWNGFLTFGVLYWLIPRIYKTELYSKKLAGFHFWIGTLGILFYAVPMYWAGFTQGLMWKEFTPEGLLKYPNFLATTLQIIPMHVLRSIGGALYLTGVIAMTYNLAKTMLGAKLLANEPAESMPLTKIIVETSSADKAWHRVLERKPMKFMVLSLIIILIGGMVEMMPTFTIQSNVPTIASVKPYSALELQGRDLYIREGCVNCHSQTVRPFRSETERYGEYSKAGEFVYDHPFLWGSKRTGPDLHRIGGKYSDAWHYNHLVDPTSMSPGSIMPPYAWLIEQKLDITTTASKIRAMQTLGVPYPDGYDKRANDDLKVQAEKIALDLKQNNIKVKSNKEIIAIIAYLQRLGTDIKANKETIPSNQ from the coding sequence ATGCAGTTAGAAAAATTTACTTACGATAACAAGATTGTTCGAAACTTTGGTATTGCCACCCTGGTGTGGGGAATTATAGGGATGACAGTTGGCCTGCTTGCAGCCATGCAACTGTTTAAACCGGCAATGAACTTAGGCAGTCAATACACCACATTTGGTCGGATCAGGCCGCTGCACACCAATGCCGTAATTTTTGCCTTTGTGGGCAATGCCATTTTTATGGGTGTTTATTATTCCCTTCAGCGTTTGTTAAAAGCACGGATGTTTAGCGATGTGCTGAGCAAAATCCACTTCTGGGGCTGGCAGCTGATCATTTTATCGGCAGTAATCACACTTCCCCTGGGTTTTACTACCTCACATGAGTATGCGGAACTCGAATGGCCGATTGATATTGCCATCACCATCATCTGGGTGGTTTTTGGCGTTAACATGTTCGGAACGATTTTTAAAAGAAGAGAACGCCATTTATATGTGGCCATCTGGTTTTACATTGCCACTTTCGTTACCATTGCGGTATTGCACATTGTAAACTCTTTCGAATTACCCATTTCTTTCATGAAAAGCTATTACGTGTATGCTGGTGTTCAGGATGCATTGGTGCAATGGTGGTATGGACATAACGCGGTGGCATTTTTTCTAACTACGCCTTATCTGGGCATGATGTATTATTTCTTGCCAAAGATGGCCGGAAGACCCGTTTACTCTTATAAGTTAAGTATTCTGCATTTTTGGTCGCTTATTTTTATTTATATCTGGGCAGGGCCTCACCATTTATTATACACTTCATTGCCTGGTTGGGCACAATCATTAGGCGTTGCCTTTTCGATCATGTTGATTGCCCCAAGCTGGGGTGGTATGATCAATGGTTTGTTAACCTTACGCGGTGCCTGGGATAAGGTAAGGGAAGATGTAACCCTTAAATTTATGGTGGTTGCCCTTACAGCTTATGGTATGGCCACCTTCGAAGGTCCGTTGTTGTCCTTAAAACAGATTAACGGCGTAGCCCATTTTACCGATTGGATTGTTGCCCACGTGCACGTTGGCGCTTTGGGCTGGAATGGCTTTTTAACATTCGGTGTGCTGTACTGGTTAATTCCCCGTATTTACAAAACAGAATTATACTCTAAAAAACTGGCAGGTTTTCATTTCTGGATAGGTACTTTGGGCATACTTTTTTATGCCGTGCCGATGTATTGGGCTGGCTTTACGCAGGGGCTGATGTGGAAAGAGTTTACGCCAGAAGGTTTATTAAAGTACCCTAATTTCTTAGCCACCACACTACAGATTATCCCGATGCATGTTTTACGTTCAATCGGCGGGGCACTATATTTAACAGGGGTAATTGCCATGACTTATAACCTGGCCAAAACCATGCTAGGTGCTAAACTGCTTGCTAACGAGCCTGCCGAGTCCATGCCATTAACCAAAATAATTGTGGAAACTTCTTCCGCTGATAAAGCCTGGCACAGGGTTTTAGAACGCAAACCGATGAAATTTATGGTGTTATCGTTGATCATCATCCTCATTGGGGGCATGGTAGAAATGATGCCCACTTTTACCATTCAATCTAATGTGCCAACCATTGCCAGTGTAAAACCTTATTCAGCGCTCGAACTTCAGGGGAGAGATCTGTACATCAGAGAGGGCTGTGTAAACTGCCATTCGCAAACGGTGCGGCCTTTCCGTTCAGAAACCGAGCGATATGGCGAATACAGCAAAGCCGGAGAGTTTGTTTATGATCACCCGTTTTTATGGGGAAGTAAACGTACCGGACCCGATCTTCACCGCATAGGCGGGAAATATTCTGATGCCTGGCACTACAACCACCTGGTCGATCCTACGTCAATGTCGCCGGGAAGCATTATGCCGCCTTATGCCTGGCTCATCGAACAGAAACTGGATATTACAACAACTGCAAGTAAGATCAGGGCGATGCAAACATTGGGTGTTCCTTATCCTGATGGTTATGATAAACGTGCAAATGATGATTTAAAAGTTCAGGCCGAAAAGATTGCACTCGATCTGAAACAGAACAACATTAAAGTTAAAAGCAACAAAGAAATAATAGCCATTATTGCTTACCTGCAACGTTTGGGGACCGATATCAAAGCGAATAAAGAAACCATTCCTTCAAATCAATAA
- a CDS encoding cbb3-type cytochrome c oxidase N-terminal domain-containing protein, which translates to MKKIKLLLSSLLLSITAFAADEKAAAVVIPARAGLGLNQSEMLIVILLLFVTVLLVVSLTLLKAFKVMYQEQLNPTPYSKPVKEPVLDYDAWLKQQPVKPSIWIKLLSLRPIEEEKDLVIDHTYDGIKELNNPVPAWFNFLFFGTMIFAAAYLFYYHIGGYGDLQDKEYENEMAKAQVEKAAYLEKSANTIDENSVKFDDTPTVLEEGRTVFTTNCVVCHGDKGQGIIGPNLTDEYWLHGGGVKNVFKTIKYGVPEKGMISWEKNLNPKQISAVTNFILSLKGTNPAGAKAPQGEKYEAKNPKDNEMKAPKDSVNKADVTKK; encoded by the coding sequence ATGAAGAAGATTAAACTATTGTTATCGTCCCTGCTTTTATCAATTACAGCATTTGCCGCTGATGAGAAAGCGGCAGCGGTTGTAATACCTGCCCGGGCAGGGTTAGGGTTAAACCAATCGGAAATGCTGATCGTAATCCTGTTGCTTTTTGTAACCGTACTTCTTGTTGTTTCCCTAACACTGCTAAAAGCATTTAAGGTAATGTACCAGGAACAGTTAAATCCTACACCGTACAGCAAGCCTGTAAAAGAGCCGGTTTTGGATTACGATGCCTGGTTAAAACAACAACCGGTTAAACCCTCAATCTGGATTAAACTCTTAAGTTTAAGGCCAATTGAAGAAGAAAAGGATCTGGTAATCGATCATACGTATGATGGCATTAAAGAACTGAACAACCCGGTGCCGGCCTGGTTTAACTTCCTGTTTTTCGGGACTATGATTTTCGCGGCAGCTTATCTTTTTTATTACCACATCGGTGGATATGGAGACCTGCAGGACAAAGAATACGAAAATGAAATGGCCAAAGCACAGGTAGAAAAGGCAGCCTATCTCGAAAAATCGGCCAATACCATTGATGAGAATTCGGTAAAGTTTGATGACACACCTACAGTGCTCGAAGAAGGTAGAACTGTTTTTACAACCAACTGTGTGGTTTGCCATGGTGATAAGGGCCAGGGCATCATCGGGCCAAATTTAACCGATGAGTATTGGTTGCATGGTGGCGGTGTAAAAAATGTATTCAAAACCATTAAATACGGTGTTCCTGAAAAGGGAATGATTAGTTGGGAGAAAAACCTGAATCCAAAACAGATCAGTGCCGTTACCAATTTTATTCTGTCGTTAAAAGGAACAAATCCAGCAGGAGCCAAAGCACCACAGGGTGAAAAATATGAAGCAAAAAATCCAAAAGACAACGAGATGAAAGCTCCGAAAGACAGTGTGAACAAAGCCGATGTTACCAAGAAATAA
- the hemN gene encoding oxygen-independent coproporphyrinogen III oxidase encodes MDTSALLKKYNVAAPRYTSYPTVPYWDNENFNGKDWLSTVTKSYATYKKEGISLYIHLPFCESLCTYCGCNTRITKNHAVEIPYVLAVLSEWGMYVKALGEKPKLKELHLGGGTPTFFSAENLGLLINGILQNSTLAPDAEFSFEAHPANTTSEHLTTLYSLGFKRLSLGIQDFDPKVQFLINRFQTPEQVALVTEKAREIGYTSVNFDLIYGLPGQTISGLSATIKEVIALQPDRIAFYSYAHVPWLKPGQRHYTEKDIPTGDEKFALYQLGRQLLDGAGYKDVGMDHFALKSDSLFKAITEQRLHRNFMGYTNQHTHLLIGLGVSSISDSWTAFAQNPKTVEAYLDKIEQGILPVEKGHLLTGEDLEVRKHILNIMCRENTMYNEGIPEQVYGRLLPLLRDKLIWVTEKEIRITTRGKSFLRNICMAFDEKLWLKQPKTQLFSSSI; translated from the coding sequence ATGGATACATCAGCGCTACTGAAAAAGTATAATGTTGCCGCTCCAAGGTATACCAGTTACCCAACCGTTCCATATTGGGACAATGAGAACTTTAATGGAAAGGATTGGTTAAGTACAGTAACTAAAAGCTATGCAACCTATAAAAAAGAGGGGATAAGTTTATACATTCACCTTCCATTCTGCGAAAGTTTGTGCACCTATTGTGGTTGCAATACCCGCATTACCAAAAATCATGCTGTAGAGATACCCTATGTCCTGGCAGTTCTTTCTGAATGGGGAATGTATGTGAAAGCTTTAGGTGAAAAACCGAAACTAAAAGAGCTGCATCTCGGTGGCGGGACACCTACTTTTTTCAGCGCCGAAAACCTGGGCTTACTGATCAATGGCATTCTGCAAAATTCAACTTTGGCTCCTGATGCAGAATTTTCTTTTGAGGCACATCCAGCCAATACTACCAGTGAACACTTAACTACGCTGTACAGTCTCGGTTTTAAAAGATTAAGTCTGGGCATCCAGGATTTTGATCCTAAAGTTCAGTTTTTAATTAACCGGTTCCAAACGCCTGAACAGGTTGCACTGGTTACCGAAAAAGCAAGGGAAATTGGCTATACCTCAGTTAATTTTGATCTGATTTATGGTCTCCCAGGACAAACAATATCTGGCTTATCAGCTACCATAAAAGAGGTAATTGCGCTGCAGCCCGACCGGATTGCTTTTTACAGTTACGCCCATGTGCCATGGTTAAAGCCTGGCCAAAGACATTATACCGAAAAAGATATCCCTACTGGCGATGAAAAGTTTGCGCTTTACCAATTGGGCAGGCAGTTACTTGATGGAGCAGGCTATAAAGATGTGGGCATGGATCATTTCGCATTAAAAAGCGATTCTTTGTTTAAGGCAATAACCGAACAGAGACTGCACCGTAATTTTATGGGCTACACCAATCAGCATACCCATTTGCTTATCGGATTGGGTGTTTCTTCCATCAGCGATAGCTGGACAGCTTTTGCACAAAACCCCAAAACGGTGGAAGCTTATCTCGATAAAATTGAACAAGGTATACTTCCGGTAGAAAAAGGGCATCTCCTTACAGGCGAAGATCTTGAGGTAAGAAAACATATCCTTAACATCATGTGCAGGGAAAATACAATGTACAATGAAGGTATTCCAGAACAAGTATATGGCAGGCTGTTACCCTTATTACGCGATAAGCTGATCTGGGTAACGGAAAAAGAAATCAGGATTACCACAAGAGGAAAATCTTTCCTCAGAAATATTTGTATGGCATTCGATGAAAAACTTTGGCTTAAACAGCCCAAAACCCAATTATTCAGTTCATCAATTTAA
- a CDS encoding sulfite exporter TauE/SafE family protein — MMNFLPLAFLMGLFGSLHCAVMCGPIMLGMPFAKQNFFRSGFQLLLYQFGRILIYTLLGGLVGTLGSSIRIFSDQKTLSMSIGFILILFTALQFSQAYTNRFSKLQLKVLHPLGKLMGKVFGLPFWGLFAGMLNGIIPCGMVYLALATALNTDSIKSGATFMFLFGLGTAPLMLMISLGGIYLKKYIRFNTNKLIPWFMFFMGALLILRSADLGIPFISPKTIDTYDHAVDCR, encoded by the coding sequence ATGATGAATTTTTTGCCACTGGCATTTTTGATGGGCCTTTTCGGGAGCCTGCATTGCGCCGTAATGTGCGGGCCGATTATGCTGGGTATGCCGTTCGCGAAACAGAATTTCTTTCGAAGCGGGTTTCAGCTTTTGCTCTACCAGTTTGGCAGAATTTTAATATACACCCTTTTAGGAGGCTTGGTGGGCACTTTGGGAAGCAGTATCCGCATATTCAGCGATCAGAAAACGCTAAGTATGTCAATCGGTTTTATACTCATACTGTTCACTGCCCTCCAGTTCAGTCAGGCTTACACCAATAGATTTTCAAAACTACAGTTAAAGGTATTGCATCCACTAGGTAAGCTCATGGGCAAAGTATTCGGCCTGCCCTTTTGGGGTTTGTTTGCCGGAATGCTTAATGGCATTATTCCTTGCGGAATGGTTTACCTGGCGCTTGCAACAGCTTTAAATACCGATAGTATTAAATCCGGGGCTACTTTTATGTTCCTTTTTGGTTTGGGTACCGCGCCACTCATGCTCATGATTTCGCTAGGCGGGATCTACCTGAAGAAATACATTCGCTTTAATACCAACAAACTTATTCCTTGGTTTATGTTTTTTATGGGCGCATTGCTCATATTACGGTCGGCTGATTTAGGTATTCCCTTTATATCACCTAAAACCATTGATACCTATGATCATGCGGTAGACTGCCGATAA
- a CDS encoding heavy metal translocating P-type ATPase metal-binding domain-containing protein, giving the protein MEDQNKTATKVVCYHCGEDLPKVKYQTAGKDFCCAGCMAVFKILSENNLCNYYVYNNNPGRQFKNEHHLAYLDEPKIIDQLLDYKHESSGIITFYIPAIHCSSCIWLLEHLYKINPAIFSSRIDFLKKQVTISFNHDEISLRQLVETLNQIGYEPLISLQDVIKEHSISVDKALVLKIAVAGFLMGNVMLFSFPEYFGLSGFEKQFQSLFGWLNLAFSIPAAFYCGRDYFTSAITSLKHRHINLDTPLALIIAVLFLRTAFEVVFGTGPGFADTLTGLVFLLLMGKWLKQRTYHHISFDRDYRSYFPIAVTTLQNGKEKPVAINEIKIGDRLWIRNGELVPADAILMKGEAWMDMSFVTGESEPVHKVLGEIIYAGGRQTSEAIELEVIKPVSQSYLTGLWNNDNYKNNTDKQNFNDTVAKYFSLGVFLIAFAATAYWLLQNDSHKAWSAFTAVIIVACPCVLALSTPFTLSAILSVFDKKGFYVKNTDAVEELAKCDTLIFDKTGTLTSNENAEIGFNGSLTSEEKIIVASLLRNSIHPLSRHILKALNVDRFYSLSDYKEVVGKGLTASINNHSIYAGHLSMLPIAVKSASESGVHIVIDHVYKGSFDIKQQWRSGLAQLILKLSEFKLQVLSGDTDKDRYMLDTIFTKNTTIRFRQSPLQKLDAVLQLQQQGNKVMMLGDGLNDAGALKQSNFGIALTDNINNFTPGCDAILKGNALNFLPDFIQLSKDGLKIIKTSFAIAIAYNCIGIYFAVQGTLYPLVAAVLMPISTVTIISFTTLATRWFARKNKLI; this is encoded by the coding sequence ATGGAAGATCAAAATAAAACTGCGACCAAAGTTGTCTGTTATCACTGTGGCGAAGATTTGCCTAAGGTAAAATACCAGACAGCAGGTAAAGATTTTTGCTGCGCGGGTTGTATGGCTGTTTTCAAGATCCTTTCAGAGAACAACCTATGCAATTATTATGTGTACAACAATAATCCGGGCAGGCAGTTTAAAAATGAGCATCATTTAGCATATCTCGACGAACCTAAAATCATTGACCAACTGCTCGATTACAAGCACGAAAGCTCGGGCATTATTACTTTTTATATCCCGGCCATCCACTGCAGTTCATGCATCTGGCTGTTAGAACACCTTTATAAAATCAACCCCGCTATATTCAGCTCCCGGATCGATTTTCTTAAAAAACAGGTTACCATAAGTTTCAATCACGACGAAATTTCGTTAAGGCAACTGGTAGAAACTTTAAATCAGATTGGTTACGAGCCTTTGATCAGTCTTCAGGATGTAATAAAGGAACATAGCATTTCTGTAGATAAAGCTTTGGTTTTAAAAATAGCCGTTGCCGGATTTTTAATGGGCAATGTCATGCTTTTTAGTTTTCCGGAATATTTTGGCCTTTCGGGCTTTGAAAAACAATTTCAATCGTTGTTTGGCTGGCTAAACCTTGCTTTCTCTATTCCTGCGGCTTTTTATTGTGGCCGCGATTATTTTACCTCAGCAATAACAAGTCTTAAACACAGGCATATTAACCTCGATACCCCTTTGGCACTGATAATTGCAGTGCTTTTCCTGCGTACAGCTTTTGAAGTTGTTTTTGGCACAGGCCCAGGTTTTGCTGATACCCTAACCGGGTTGGTGTTTTTGCTTTTAATGGGCAAATGGCTCAAACAACGCACCTATCATCACATTTCTTTTGATCGCGATTACCGTTCCTACTTCCCAATTGCAGTAACTACATTGCAGAACGGTAAAGAAAAACCAGTTGCTATAAACGAAATCAAGATCGGCGATAGGTTGTGGATCAGGAACGGGGAGCTGGTTCCGGCTGATGCCATTCTGATGAAAGGTGAGGCCTGGATGGACATGAGTTTTGTTACAGGCGAATCAGAACCCGTACACAAAGTTTTGGGTGAGATTATTTATGCCGGTGGCAGACAAACCAGCGAGGCCATAGAACTTGAAGTAATTAAACCTGTTTCGCAGAGTTATTTAACCGGTTTATGGAACAACGATAACTATAAAAACAATACTGATAAACAGAATTTTAACGATACCGTAGCCAAATACTTCAGCCTTGGTGTTTTCCTGATCGCATTTGCAGCTACCGCGTATTGGCTGCTCCAAAACGACAGCCACAAAGCCTGGTCGGCATTTACAGCTGTAATTATTGTGGCCTGTCCATGCGTACTGGCTTTAAGTACCCCTTTTACCTTATCTGCTATTTTATCTGTTTTTGATAAAAAGGGTTTTTATGTAAAAAATACAGATGCTGTTGAAGAACTTGCCAAATGCGATACCCTGATTTTCGATAAAACAGGTACGTTAACCAGTAACGAAAATGCCGAAATTGGTTTTAACGGATCTTTAACAAGCGAAGAAAAAATTATTGTGGCCTCGTTGCTGCGAAACTCTATCCATCCCTTAAGCAGGCATATCTTAAAAGCTTTAAATGTTGACCGGTTTTATTCGCTAAGCGATTATAAAGAAGTGGTAGGAAAAGGTTTGACTGCCAGCATAAACAACCACAGCATTTATGCAGGGCATTTATCCATGCTACCCATTGCTGTAAAGTCTGCTAGTGAAAGTGGAGTGCATATTGTAATCGACCATGTTTATAAAGGAAGCTTTGACATTAAACAGCAATGGCGTTCAGGATTGGCGCAGTTGATCTTAAAACTTTCGGAATTCAAACTACAGGTTTTATCTGGCGATACCGATAAAGACCGTTATATGCTGGATACCATTTTTACGAAAAATACAACCATCAGGTTTCGCCAGAGCCCGCTCCAAAAACTGGACGCTGTTCTGCAGCTTCAACAGCAGGGAAATAAAGTAATGATGTTGGGCGATGGGTTAAACGATGCCGGAGCCTTAAAACAAAGTAATTTTGGAATCGCATTAACGGATAACATCAACAATTTTACGCCAGGCTGTGATGCCATTCTGAAAGGAAATGCCTTAAATTTTCTGCCAGATTTTATTCAGTTAAGTAAGGACGGCTTGAAGATCATTAAAACAAGCTTCGCTATAGCCATCGCGTATAATTGTATTGGTATTTATTTTGCCGTGCAGGGTACCCTTTATCCTTTGGTGGCCGCAGTGCTGATGCCGATTAGTACGGTTACCATTATTTCCTTTACAACCCTGGCAACCAGATGGTTTGCCCGTAAAAATAAACTGATATGA
- a CDS encoding lactate dehydrogenase, whose amino-acid sequence MKAIAYNIKPDEKEWLVLANYKKHDITIIANSLTAGTLSFAAGKEALLVFNNDELSEAMIVGLTALGIKYIATSSSETDHLDLKAAGAAGIKVANVPLAAVDMDAKLRMEQVIKNLDQWAAGKCVGKSCCCQNECATVKTSK is encoded by the coding sequence ATGAAAGCTATAGCTTACAACATCAAACCCGATGAAAAGGAATGGTTGGTACTGGCCAATTATAAAAAACACGACATTACTATAATTGCGAACAGCTTAACCGCCGGTACACTTTCATTTGCAGCAGGAAAAGAGGCATTATTGGTTTTTAATAATGATGAGCTGAGTGAAGCCATGATTGTAGGCCTAACAGCATTGGGTATAAAATATATTGCCACCTCGTCATCTGAGACCGATCATCTTGACTTAAAAGCCGCTGGTGCTGCCGGAATAAAGGTAGCAAATGTTCCTTTGGCAGCCGTCGATATGGACGCTAAATTACGGATGGAACAGGTAATCAAAAACCTCGATCAATGGGCTGCTGGTAAATGCGTAGGCAAATCCTGCTGCTGTCAGAACGAATGTGCAACCGTTAAAACTTCGAAATAA
- the ccoS gene encoding cbb3-type cytochrome oxidase assembly protein CcoS → MNILYFLVGCSVLMALIFLAAFFWAYKTGQNDDVHTPGIRMLFDDEVIAEKSEEDHFSS, encoded by the coding sequence ATGAACATCCTTTACTTTTTAGTGGGTTGCAGCGTTTTAATGGCACTCATTTTTCTGGCCGCATTCTTCTGGGCATATAAAACCGGACAGAACGATGATGTACATACCCCAGGCATCCGTATGCTCTTCGATGATGAGGTTATTGCTGAAAAAAGTGAAGAAGATCACTTTTCCAGCTAA
- the ccoG gene encoding cytochrome c oxidase accessory protein CcoG: protein MLPRNKAESKGRNFIYPKKPSGRLYTYRKWVSYLLLLFLFSCPFLKLNGEQLVLLNFIERKFVFFGLIFTPQDFYLFALAMLIFIMFIVCFTVVLGRLWCGWACPQTIFMEMVFRRIEYWIEGDANQQKKLDQADWNAKKIFKKGSKHFIFLVISFAIANTFLAYMIGSDILLKIMTEPVSGHISGFISIWLFTLIFYGVFTYVREVVCTVICPYGRLQGVLLDNQSLVVAYDFTRGEPRGHLQKNADELTAGDCIDCGLCVQVCPTGIDIREGTQLECVNCTACIDSCNEVMLKINKPKNLIGFFNQDFINERKPYKIGLKSYGYAAVLFVVVMVFSSLIYKREDIQTTVLRASGTLYQSRGTDKTSNLYNAELINKTNKTVKFTFRSKDKGDEINFIQKADVLPKEGSVHLTFFLIRKNNSIKKYKTDAVFEIIANGEVLSTATTSFFAQPEGME from the coding sequence ATGTTACCAAGAAATAAAGCAGAAAGTAAGGGCAGAAATTTTATCTATCCTAAAAAGCCATCAGGCAGGTTGTATACCTACCGGAAATGGGTAAGTTATCTGCTGCTGTTGTTTTTGTTTTCCTGCCCCTTTTTAAAACTTAACGGCGAGCAGCTGGTACTCCTCAATTTTATAGAAAGAAAATTTGTATTCTTTGGATTGATCTTTACCCCGCAGGATTTTTACCTCTTCGCCCTTGCCATGCTTATTTTCATCATGTTCATTGTGTGTTTTACAGTAGTATTGGGCAGGTTGTGGTGCGGATGGGCCTGTCCGCAAACGATCTTTATGGAGATGGTTTTTCGCCGGATCGAATACTGGATTGAAGGCGATGCCAATCAACAGAAGAAGTTGGACCAGGCTGATTGGAATGCAAAGAAGATATTCAAAAAAGGAAGTAAACATTTCATTTTTCTGGTGATTTCTTTTGCCATTGCAAATACCTTTTTGGCATACATGATTGGTTCCGATATACTCCTTAAAATTATGACGGAGCCCGTCTCAGGCCATATTTCGGGCTTTATATCCATCTGGTTGTTTACTTTAATATTTTATGGGGTATTTACCTATGTACGCGAAGTAGTGTGTACGGTAATTTGTCCGTACGGCAGGTTACAGGGTGTTTTGTTAGATAATCAAAGTTTGGTAGTAGCCTATGATTTTACCAGGGGTGAACCACGTGGGCATCTTCAAAAAAATGCTGATGAATTAACAGCCGGCGACTGTATAGATTGTGGGCTTTGCGTACAGGTTTGCCCCACTGGTATCGATATCCGCGAAGGAACACAGCTGGAATGTGTAAACTGTACCGCCTGTATCGATTCATGCAACGAGGTGATGCTTAAAATAAACAAGCCCAAAAATCTGATTGGTTTTTTTAATCAGGATTTTATTAACGAACGTAAACCCTATAAAATTGGCTTAAAATCTTACGGTTACGCTGCAGTGTTGTTTGTGGTAGTGATGGTTTTTTCTTCACTGATCTATAAAAGAGAAGATATTCAGACTACGGTTTTAAGGGCTAGCGGTACTTTGTACCAAAGCAGGGGAACAGATAAAACGAGCAATCTTTATAATGCAGAACTGATCAACAAAACCAATAAGACTGTAAAATTTACTTTCAGATCGAAGGATAAGGGAGACGAAATTAATTTTATCCAAAAAGCTGATGTTTTGCCAAAAGAAGGTTCGGTGCACCTCACTTTTTTTCTGATCAGGAAAAACAATTCCATTAAAAAATATAAAACCGATGCGGTTTTCGAAATTATTGCAAATGGCGAGGTTTTAAGCACGGCAACTACAAGTTTTTTTGCGCAACCGGAAGGAATGGAGTGA
- a CDS encoding FixH family protein, protein MNWGTKIVLGMLTFMMFIVGMVIYMFHVHGRDALIEENYYEKGINYNAEYDAKVNVINDNARPKITITKTQIIIEIKDSASYDLILMRPGNSDDDVKLKGNTSGTANLILVDKTKMAKGMWFLNLQWRSSGKDYLFKNNITL, encoded by the coding sequence ATGAACTGGGGAACAAAAATAGTATTGGGTATGCTTACATTCATGATGTTTATTGTGGGAATGGTTATCTATATGTTTCATGTACACGGCCGGGATGCCTTGATCGAAGAGAATTACTATGAAAAGGGAATCAATTATAATGCAGAATATGATGCCAAAGTGAATGTTATAAACGATAATGCCAGACCCAAAATTACCATTACAAAAACTCAGATTATTATCGAAATTAAAGATAGTGCTTCTTACGACCTCATTTTAATGCGGCCTGGCAATAGTGATGATGATGTTAAACTAAAAGGAAATACCTCTGGCACAGCCAATCTTATTCTGGTAGATAAAACTAAAATGGCCAAAGGAATGTGGTTTTTGAACCTTCAATGGCGCTCTTCAGGCAAAGATTATCTGTTTAAAAATAACATCACCCTATGA